The Pigmentiphaga aceris DNA segment CGCAGCGTGCCGTCCTCGCACGGCGCAATCATCAATGGCTTGCTGCCCTTGTCTACTGCGATGTTTGCCGCGTGGCGCAGCGGCGAACGGCCATCCATCGGGTTCTGGGCATGTGCATTGGTCGGTGCGGCCTTGGTGGTGGGTTTTGCGTTGCAAGCCGGACATGGCGCATTGCAGACCGGTGACCTGTGGCTGCTGTTGTCAGTCGTGGCGGGCGGCATGGGCTATGCAGAAGGCGCACGGGTTGCGCGCACGCTGGGCGGGTGGCGCACCATCTGCTGGGCACTGGTGGCAAGCGCGCCGCTGTTGATCGTACCTGTGGGGGCAATGGCCGTGCAGGTGCCAAGCCTGCCCTCAGTACCAGCCATGCTGGCAGTCGCCTACCTGTCCTTCGGTTCTATGTTCCTGGGCTTTTTTGCCTGGTATCACGGGCTGGCGCTGGGCGGCATTGCCCGGGTCGGACAGGTGCAATTGCTGCAGCCGTTTCTTACCGTGTTGGTTGCCGCGCTGCTGATTGGTGAATCCGTCGATACGGGTACTTATCTATGTGCGATTGCAGTCATTGCGGTGATTGCCGTGGGTCGCCGCTGTGCGGTCGGAGGTAAAAAATGATGCCCGTTTCCATCACGCCATCTGACGGCTTGTCGTTGAGCATGATTGCGTCGCTTGCCCTGTTTGCACTAGTCAGCTCCATCACCCCTGGCCCCAACAACCTGATGCTTGCCTCGTCGGGTTTGAATTTTGGTGTGCGTCGCACGATGCCGCATATCTTCGGTATTTCGCTTGGCGTGTCGGCCATGCTGATTCTGGTTGGCCTGGGATTGAGCACGGTGTTCCAGACCTGGCCGGTGCTGTATACGGTGCTGAAGTATGTGGGCGGTGCCTACCTGCTGTACCTGGCGTGGTGCATTGGCACGGCCGGCCCGGTGGGCCCGGGGGAAAGTCGCGGCAAGCCTTTCACGTTCCTGCAGGCGGCTGCGTTTCAGTGGATCAACCCCAAGGCCTGGATCATGTCGATCGGCATCATTGCGACCTATACGCCGCAAAACGGGTTCTACGTGAACCTGATGGTGGCGGCCGTGGTGTGTACCTTGGTCAACCTGCCCAGCATCACCTTGTGGGCGGCATTTGGCAGCGCCTTGTCCCGGGTGCTGCGGGCATCGGCTGCGGTGCGGGCGTTCAACGTGTCGATGGCATTGTTGTTGGTGGCGTCGCTGTATCCGCTGGCGCAAGATTTGTTGGTGTCGTTGAAGTAAGCGCAGCAGGCACGACAGACGTAAAAAAAACCGGTGCCGCTTGCGCGACACCGGTTTTTTACTTGGCGGCTAGCTGTTAGCCCGCGCCTTACAACACCGGCGACAACACCGGCTGCTTCGGACGCACATCCAGCTGCTTACCCTTGCGAGCACGCTTGCCCAGATAGACATCCAGCGCCGCACCGTACAGCACATCGTCGGTCTGCTTGTTGCGGTAGATGCCCGATGCCCGCAGACCGGCATCACCGATCGGCACCACCTGCGACAACGAGTCCTTCGGATCCAGATCGATCAGCATGGTGCCGCGTCCGCCGGCACTCAGAATCTTGACCTCTTCCAGCCCGAACAACAGGAAGCGTCCCTTGGCGGTCAGCAAGGCCAGGCGGGTGGCACCTTGCCAGACCGGTACCGGGCGTTGCGGTTGATCGCCTTCTTCCAGCGTCAGGAACTGCTTGCCTGCACGCTGACGGGTGACCATGTCGCCCAGCTTGGTGATGAAACCCAGGCCGCTGCCACTGGTCAGCAGCCAGCGCGAATCGGCGTTGCCCGCGATCATGTGCAGCACGCGCGCGCCGGCTTCGAGTTCGATCATGGTGGTGACGGGCGTGCCGTCACCGCGTGCAGACGGCAAGCTGGACACCGGCACTGAGTACACCCGGCCGTTGCTGGCCAGTGCGATCAGTGAATCGGTGGTGCGGCACTCGAAGGCACCGTACAAGCCATCGCTTGCCTTGAAGGTGAACAGCGATGCGTCGTGGCCGTGGCCTTGGCGTGCACGTAGCCAGCCTTTTTCCGACACGATCACGGTGACGGGTTCGTCGATGACCTTGGCTTCGATGCTGGCGCGTTCGGCAGTTTCGATCAGAGTGCGACGGTCGTCACCATAGGTCTTGGCGTCGGCCTCGATCTCTTTGATGATAGCCTTCTTCAGCGAGCCCGGGTTGGCCAGCAGCTCACCCAGCTTGGCGTGCTCGATGCGCAGGTCGGCCAGTTCCTGTTCGATCTTGAAGCCTTCCAGACGCGCCAGCTGACGCAGGCGCATTTCCAGAATGTCTTCGGCCTGACGCTCAGTCAGGTTGAAGGCTTCCATCAGCGCGGCCTTCGGCTCGTCCGACTCGCGGATGGTACGGATCACCGCATCCACGTTCAGGTAGACGACCATCCGGCCTTCCAGCACATGCATGCGGTCGGCGACCTTGCCCATGCGGTAGGCAGTGCGACGCGTGACGGTGTTGGTACGGAAGGCCAGCCATTCGGTCAGCACTTCACGCAGCGACTTCTGACGCGGACGGCCATCCAGGCCAACCATCACCAGATTGATCGGTGCGCTCGATTCCATCGAGGTGTGCGCAAGCAGCGTGTTGACGAATTCCTCGCGGTCGATACGCGAGCTTTTCGGTTCGAACACCAGACGCACGGCGGCATCTTTGCCGGATTCGTCGCGCACGGTATCCAGCAGGCTGAGCAGGTGCGCCTTGATCTGCTGCTGCTCGGCGCTGAGCGCCTTCTTGCCAGCCTTGATCTTCGGGTTGCTGAGTTCTTCGACTTCTTCCAGCACACGCTGGCCGGTTGCACCCGGCGGCAGTTCGGTAATCACCAATTGCCACTGGCCGCGCGCCATTTCTTCGAACTTCCAGCGCGCACGCACCTTCAGCGAACCACGGCCGCTGCGGTAGATGTTCGCGATGTCTTCCGCAGGCGTGATGATCTGTCCGCCACCCGGATAGTCGGGGCCGGGCAGCAAGGCAAACAGCGCCTCGTCGAGCATGTCGGGTTTCTTCAGCAACGCCACCGCTGCCTGCGCGACTTCACGCAGGTTGTGCGACGGGATTTCCGTTGCCATGCCGACTGCGATGCCGGATGCGCCGTTCAGCAAAACCATCGGCAGGCGCGCGGGCAAGAGCTTGGGCTCTTCCTGCGACCCGTCGTAGTTGGGCATGAAGTCGACCGTGCCCTGGCCCAACTCGTCCAGCAGCAGGCGCGAAATCGGCGTCAGGCGCGCTTCGGTGTAGCGCATGGCTGCCGCACCGTCGCCGTCGCGCGAACCGAAGTTGCCCTGGCCGTCGATCAGCGGGTAACGCAGCGAGAAGGACTGCGCCATGCGCACCAGCGCATCGTAGGCAGCCTGGTCGCCGTGCGGGTGATACTTGCCCAGCACGTCACCCACCACACGCGCCGACTTCACCGGCTTGGCGTTGGCACCCAGGCCCATCGCATCCATGGCGAACAGGATACGGCGCTGCACGGGTTTCTGGCCGTCGCTGACATCAGGCAGGGCGCGGCCCTTCACTACTGAGACGGCGTAGTCCAGGTACGCCTGTTCGGCATAACGCGCGAGCGTGATCGTCGCGCCGTCGTCCTCGGGGGTCGGGTCCGGGGTTGCGTCGAACAACCCGTCTTGGAAATCGCTCATTTAAATATCCACCTCGGCAAGATCGCCCTTCTCTTCCAGCCAGGCGCGTCGCTGCGACGCCTCGCCCTTGCCCATCAACATGTCGAACATTTCGGTCGTCTGCAGGCCACCGACCTCGCCGATACGCACCGGCAACAGGCGTCGCGTGTCGGGGTTCATGGTGGTTTCCCACAGTTGTTCCGGGTTCATCTCACCCAGGCCCTTGAATCGGCCGATGCTCCACGCGGTTTCGCGCACGCCTTCCTTGCGCAGCTTGTCGGTGGCGGCTTCCAGTTCACCGTCGTCCAGGCAATAGATCTTGCGCGCCGGGCGCTTGCCCTGTGCCGGCACGTCCAACCGGTACAGCGGCGGACGCGCCACGAACAGGTGACCGGACTCGATCACTTTGGGGAAGTGCTTGTAGAACAGGGTCAGCAGCAAGACCTGAATGTGCGAACCGTCCACGTCGGCGTCGGACAGGATGCAGATGCGGCCGTAGCGCAAATTGCTCAGGTCCGGCGTGTCATGCATGCTGTGCGGATCGACACCGATGGCCACGGAAATATCGTGGATTTCGTTGTTCGCAAACAAGCGATCACGATCCACTTCCCAGGAATTCAGCACCTTGCCGCGCAAGGGCAGAATGGCCTGGAATTCTTTGTCGCGGCCCATCTTGGCCGACCCACCTGCGGAGTCGCCCTCGACCAGGAAGACTTCGGTGCGTGAGACATCATTGCTTTCGCAATCGGTCAGCTTGCCCGGCAACACGGCCACGCCAGAGCTCTTTTTCTTTTCCACCTTCTGCGTGGCACGCACCCGTGCCTGCGCCTGGCGGATGGCAAGCTCAGCCAGCTTCTTGCCATATTCCACATGGGAATTCAGCCAGAGTTCCAAGGCCGGACGGGCGAAGTTGCCGACCAGACGCACGGCGTCGCGGCTGTTCAGACGTTCCTTGATCTGCCCCTGGAATTGCGGGTCCAGCACCTTGGCCGACAGCACGAAGCTGGCGCGGGCGAACACGTCTTCCGGCAACAGCTTCACGCCCTTGGGCAGCAGGTTGTGCAGTTCGACAAAGCCCTTCACCGCACCGAACAAGCCGTCACGCAAACCAGCTTCGTGCGTGCCGCCGGCGGATGTCGGAATCAGGTTCACGTAGGACTCGCGCACCACGTTGCCTTCTTCGGTCCAGGCAACTACCCAATGTGCGCCTTCGCCTACTGCGAAGGTCTCGTGATCTTTTTGCGCGTACTGCTCGCCCTCGAACATGGGGATGACGAGTTCGGCACCGCCCAGGGCTTCACCCAGGTAACCGCGCAGGCCATGTTCGTAGAGCCAGGTTTGCGTGGTGAAGGTGCTTGCACCGCCGCGTTCGCCAGCTTTTTCGACGCGCAGCGTGACTTTCACGCCGGGCAGCAGCACCGCCTTGCTGCGCAACAGGCGTGACAGCTCGTTCATCGGCAGCGCCGCGCTGTCGAAATACTTGGGGTCCGGCCAGCAGCGCACACGCGTGCCGGATTTGCGACGGGTTTCCGACACCGGCGCAATCGGCTCGATCACGTCGCCATCGGCAAACACCAGACGATGCGCGCCGCCATCACGCCAGACCGTGACTTCCAGGCGGGTGGACAGCGCGTTGGTGACGGATACGCCCACGCCATGCAGGCCACCGGAAAACGCATACGCGCCGCCGTCGGCCTTGTCGAACTTGCCGCCTGCGTGCAGGCGGGTGAAAACCAGTTCCACGACCGGCGCACCCTCTTCAGGGTGCATGCCGACGGGAATGCCCCGGCCCTCGTCCTCGACGGTGACGCTGGCGTCACCGTGGACGGTGACCTGGATGTGCTTGCCGTTGCCCGCCAGCGCCTCATCGGCCGCGTTATCGACGACTTCCTGGATGATGTGCAGCGGGTTTTCGGTGCGGGTATACATGCCCGGGCGCTGCTTGACGGGCTCAAGCCCTTTCAGCACCCGGATAGACGATTCGGTGTAACGCGTAGCCATGACACTCCGGCAGCGATGGAAAACAAGCCGCCATTCTACGGACTACCGGGCGCTTACCCCAGGCCGCAGAGCGCCATCAGCGTTTCCCATTGCAAGATCAGCATGGGATGCTGGTAGGCAGCGAAGCCCGCGCCCAGCACCGCAAGCAGCAGAAAGTAGCCCGCCAGCCGCCAGGGACGCGAAAAAAGCGGCGTATCGGGCGAAGAATCGGCGGGCTTGGGCATGATGGAATCAGCGAGAAAAGAAGCCGGAAATCAAGCGGGCTGCGCAAGCGGGCGCTCACGCACCGGCAGGCACAGCGCAGCGGCAGCAAAAGCCAGGCCCAGGCCAAGCAGCCACACTACCGTGTAACTGCCGGTGGCCACGTACAGCTTGCCGCCCATCCACACGCCCACGAAGCTGCCTACCTGGTGCCCCAGGAACACCACGCCCGACAAGGTGGCGGCGTAACGCATGCCGTAAATCTGCCCGACCAGGCCAATGGTAAGCGGTACCGTACCCAGCCAGACCAGCCCCATGACAGCAGCGAACCCGTACAGCACCATGGGGGTAAGTGGCAGCAGCAACAGCACGCCAATTGCCACGCCCCGCATCGCGTACAAGCCAGCCAGCAGCAGGCGCTTGCTGTAACGGCCACCCATCTTGCCCGCCCACAGCGAGCCGAACACGTTGAACAGGCCGATCAGCGCCAGGGCCGTGGCACCCTGACTGGGGTTCAGGCCTTGATCGACCACATAGGACGGCAGGTGCAGAGTAATGAACGCCGTGTGGAAGCCGCAGACTGCATAGCTCCAGAACAGGAAATGGTACGAAGGATGACGTACCGCCTGACGGATCGCGCCCCACATGGACAGGCCAGCCGTGCCTTCATTGGCAGGCTTGCCAGTCAGCTGGGTAGCCATCGGCAATACCAGCGCCACCATCATCGACAAGGTGAACAAGGCACCCGACCACTGCAAGGCGTCGATCAGGAACTGCCCGGTGGGCACGATCAGGAACTGGCCCAGCGAGCCACCCGCGCTGACGATGCCCAGCGCGGTACTGCGTTGTGACAGGGGAACAGCACGCGCAATCACCGGCAGAATGACCGGGAAGGTGGTGCCCGCCTGACCCAGCCCGACCAGCACGCCTGCGCTGAGATAGAGCTGGACTTCGCTGCCGGCAAAGCGCATCAGTACCAAGCCCAGCGCGTACAACAAGGCTGCACCGGCAATCGTGCGCCCTGCGCCGACGCGATCGGCCAGCATGCCAGCCCCGATCGCGCCAATGCCCCAGGTCAGGTTCTGAATGGCAAAGGCCATTGAAAATACGTCACGGCCCCAGCCGTTTTCCAGCCCGATGGGCTGCATGAACAGCCCGAAGGTGGCGCGCACCCCCATGGCCAGCAGCACGGCCAGCGCCCCGATCACGATCATGCGGGTGGCCGGCGTGCGGCTGGTCGGAGGACTGGCCGGGGGGGCAGAAACGGGGGGAACGACACCAGACATGGGGGAAGCCTTGGGGATTCGGGGAATGTGAAACACGGGGATACTCAGAATCGTACTCCCCGCCGGGCGTCACGGGCCGCGCCCGGTGTTAGAATCGCCACGCGTCGACACGGCGTTTTCCCCAACGCCGTTGCCGTCTCCCCATAGTTCAATGGATAGAACGAGTGCCTCCTAAGCGCTAGATACAGGTTCGATTCCTGTTGGGGGGACCAGACGCACCTGGGTACATTTGCATGCAGCCTGGGCCAGATGCATTAGGTAGGATGCGGCTCCGACTCTTCCGTACGGAGTGCCGATGTCCTTACCCCAAACTCCCCAAGAGCCCCGCCAGGAACACAGTGGCTGGTCCAAGGCGATTCTCGCGCTGGGCGCGTGGGCGGTCGCACCGTGGATCGCGCGTGTAATCACGGTGATTGCGCTATGCGCTGTGGCTATCGTCGCCATTATCTATGGCCGCGGACACTGATTTTGTTCCGGGGCGCTGATGCGCCTGCATGGAAATCAGTCAAAAAAAGGTGCCTCGGCACCTTTTTTCATTACAGCGCCGGTCGCGTCTGGTTTACCCAGCGCTGCACCGATGGGCGCTGCCACTGGTGCGCCGCGTAGGCGGCAAGCCGTGCCGGCACCTGGTCCCCGTGCAACGCCAGGCGGTTGAGCATCACCGCCAGGTCGACATCGGCAAGCGACCATTCGCCGCAGACGTATTCGGCACCGTCGGGCAACAAGGCCTCGGCGGCGGCAAACAGCTTGTCGGCGGCGCGCTGGGCGTCAACGGACAGCGGCTGTCCTTTCTGACCGTAGAACACGACCAGCGTGGATCGCTCTTGCCGGATCGGCACCAGATCGCTGCGCAGCCATGCCTGGATCTGGCGTGCCTTGGCGCGGGCCTTGATCTCCTGCGGATACAGCCGAGCAGCCGGGAACAGTTCGTTCAGATATTCGGTGATGGCCGAGGATTCAGCCAGGGAAAAGTCCCCGTGAATCAAGGTCGGCACGCGTCGGGTCAGTGACACGTTGGCATACGCCGGCGCGTGGTTCATACCTGCACCCAGGTCCACCGTTTCGATATCGAACGGCAACTTGGCCTCGTGCAAGGCCACAAAAACCGACATGGCGTACGGGCTGGTGAACTGTGAATCTACGTAAAGGCGGGCGTCGGACATCGGAGCGATCTCTTGTCTGAATCGAGCATGGGTGGGTCGATGAGCTTACTAAACAATCGATCACCCGCGCCGCTTGCCCCTTATCGGAACAGCCAGATCAGCAAGGACACCAGACCAAGCCCCATCGGCAGCATGATGCCGAACAGGGACAGCCAGCCGAACACCATCCAGCCCGACGCGCCATCTACTTTGCGGGCGGCGCGTTCCATGAAGTAGACAGGGATCAGGCAGAGCGCGGCCGCGATGGCCCAGACAGTCCAGATTTTTCCGATCACGGCAGTGCCCTTTTGCAGAAATGCCCACGGCCAGAGAACTCAGGCGCAGGCGGCGACCGAATCATAGCGGCGAACCCGGCCGCATCGATGCCACAATAGCAATTCATTTTCCTTGCGCATCCGTGCCGCCCGCCATGTCCACCAGCCCGTACTGGAGCGCGCTTACCGCGTCGCTCACGCCCTATGTTCCCGGAGAGCAGCCCCGCATTGACGGTTTGGTCAAGCTCAACACCAACGAAAACCCGTTCCCGCCCTCCCCCAAGGTGCATGAGGCGATCGCGGCAGCCGTTGGTGGATTGGCGCGTTACCCGGACCCCAACAGCACGGATTTCTGCCAGGCAGTGGCTGACTACGTCGGCCTGCCGCTGGATCATGTGTTTGCGGGCAATGGGTCGGACGAAGTGCTGGCGGTGGTATTCCAGGCCTTGCTCAAGCACGAGCAGCCCACGTTGATGCCGGATATCACTTACAGCTTCTACCCGGTCTACTGCCGCCTGTTCGACATCGCCTACCGGGCTTTGCCGCTCAAAGACGATTTCTCGATCGACCTGAATGACTACCTGGTGCCCAACGGCGGCGTGATCTTCGCCAACCCGAACGCACCGACTGGCTGCCCCCTGCCGCTGGCCGACATCGAGGCCTTCCTCCAGAAGCAGACCGATTCAGTCGTGGTGGTGGATGAAGCCTATGTGGACTTCGGTGGTGAGTCGGCATCCAGCCTGGTCAGCCGTTACCCGAACCTGCTGGTGATTCAGACGCTGTCGAAGTCGCGTTCGCTGGCAGGCCTGCGTGTGGGCTTCGCCTTGGGCCAACCGCCCCTGATCGATGCCTTGCAACGTGTGAAGAACAGCTTCAATTCCTACCCGGTGGATCACTTGGCGATTGCCGGGGCGACTGCAGCTATCCACGATGTGGACTATTTCGAACAGACTCGCCAAGCCATCATCGCCACGCGCACGCGGTTGGATGACGCCTTGAAAGCACGTGGTTTCGAGGTACTGCCCTCGGCCACCAACTTCATTTTCGCGCGTCACCCCAAGCACGATGGCAAGGCGCTGGCCGCCGGCCTGCGCGCGGAAAAGGTGCTGGTACGCCGCTTCGATGCACCGCGCATCGATCAGTTCCTGCGCATATCGATTGGCTCGGAAGCCGACACCGATATCTTGTTGCAGGCGCTCGACAAGGTCATGGCAGCCTGAGTTTCACGCAATAACCTGCGAGTGAGCCAGCAGTTATCATTGGCCGATGTTTGGTCTTCCCTGGCTCTCTCCCATCGCGCTCGCCACCGGGTGCCTGCTTGTCGCAGCTGTCGGCGGCGGGCTGGTCTGGCGTCGGCATTATCTGGCCGCGTCACGCCTGCTGATCTACGTGCTGGGCGGCGCGATGTTCGTGGTGTTCGGCCACGACCCTGGCCTGATGTCGCAGCTGGCACTGCCCTTTGTTGCGCTGTTGGTCAGCGCGACGGTGTTGTTGCGGCTGCATGAATCGATCGTCCTGACGATCGGAACGCTGGCCGCTACTTTCCTGATTGGTGTGTGGCGCATCAACGTAGTGGATGCGGTCGATGCAACCTACCCGCTCAGTGACACGGTCCCGTACAACCCGTCTCCTTACGTTGCGCCGCTGGAGTGGCTGTCGTTTGCGTTGACGGCAGCACTGGCGGTCTCGGCGCTTTGTCTGCTGCGCCAGTCCACCAACGACGCCCACAAGCGCGCGATGGCCGCGCATGCAACGCGTCGCCAGGCCGAGGCGCGTGCCCGCCGCGCTGGCGTGGAATTGCGCCAACTGACCGACCGATTGCCCCTGCCCGTCTGTTTGCTGGACCCTAACGGCAAGGTGCTGCACGCCAACCAGGCTTGCCTGACATTGCTTGGCCGATGCGCGGCCGATATTGACGAAGACACCGACGTATTCACCTTGTGGCCGCGAGGCAGTGCCGAATCGGTTGCATCCCACCACATCAAGGCCAGCCGTGGTCGTACCAGTACCTATGTGCTGCCGTTCACCACGCCTGAAGGGGTGCAGTACGAGTTCGAAGCCTGGACCTCGCCCGCGCGCCGGGTAGGTGCGCAGCGCCACGAAACCATGACCATGCTGGTGGACCAGACGGGCCGTCGTCTGGCCGAGCGTGCGCTGGGTGAACACGAGGCGATGTACCGGGCGGTGGTCGAATATGCGCCCCTGGGTATTCTTACGCAGGAAGCGGGGGTGCTCAGTTACGCCAACCCCGCGGCACTGCTGCAACTGGGCGCACAAGATGCGGCTGGTCTGTACGGGCGTCCATTCTGCGATTTCATCGTGCCCGAACAGCG contains these protein-coding regions:
- the yfcF gene encoding glutathione transferase — its product is MSDARLYVDSQFTSPYAMSVFVALHEAKLPFDIETVDLGAGMNHAPAYANVSLTRRVPTLIHGDFSLAESSAITEYLNELFPAARLYPQEIKARAKARQIQAWLRSDLVPIRQERSTLVVFYGQKGQPLSVDAQRAADKLFAAAEALLPDGAEYVCGEWSLADVDLAVMLNRLALHGDQVPARLAAYAAHQWQRPSVQRWVNQTRPAL
- a CDS encoding LysE family translocator: MMPVSITPSDGLSLSMIASLALFALVSSITPGPNNLMLASSGLNFGVRRTMPHIFGISLGVSAMLILVGLGLSTVFQTWPVLYTVLKYVGGAYLLYLAWCIGTAGPVGPGESRGKPFTFLQAAAFQWINPKAWIMSIGIIATYTPQNGFYVNLMVAAVVCTLVNLPSITLWAAFGSALSRVLRASAAVRAFNVSMALLLVASLYPLAQDLLVSLK
- a CDS encoding DNA topoisomerase IV subunit B; translated protein: MATRYTESSIRVLKGLEPVKQRPGMYTRTENPLHIIQEVVDNAADEALAGNGKHIQVTVHGDASVTVEDEGRGIPVGMHPEEGAPVVELVFTRLHAGGKFDKADGGAYAFSGGLHGVGVSVTNALSTRLEVTVWRDGGAHRLVFADGDVIEPIAPVSETRRKSGTRVRCWPDPKYFDSAALPMNELSRLLRSKAVLLPGVKVTLRVEKAGERGGASTFTTQTWLYEHGLRGYLGEALGGAELVIPMFEGEQYAQKDHETFAVGEGAHWVVAWTEEGNVVRESYVNLIPTSAGGTHEAGLRDGLFGAVKGFVELHNLLPKGVKLLPEDVFARASFVLSAKVLDPQFQGQIKERLNSRDAVRLVGNFARPALELWLNSHVEYGKKLAELAIRQAQARVRATQKVEKKKSSGVAVLPGKLTDCESNDVSRTEVFLVEGDSAGGSAKMGRDKEFQAILPLRGKVLNSWEVDRDRLFANNEIHDISVAIGVDPHSMHDTPDLSNLRYGRICILSDADVDGSHIQVLLLTLFYKHFPKVIESGHLFVARPPLYRLDVPAQGKRPARKIYCLDDGELEAATDKLRKEGVRETAWSIGRFKGLGEMNPEQLWETTMNPDTRRLLPVRIGEVGGLQTTEMFDMLMGKGEASQRRAWLEEKGDLAEVDI
- a CDS encoding DMT family transporter; amino-acid sequence: MRAAPALPALPSSPPTGIPSWTAYAYGFIGVLVFSMTLPMSRIAVAELDPLLVGLGRALIAAIPAALLLWITGSRRPTRNEWSGLALAMLGIVVGWPLMSTLAMRSVPSSHGAIINGLLPLSTAMFAAWRSGERPSIGFWACALVGAALVVGFALQAGHGALQTGDLWLLLSVVAGGMGYAEGARVARTLGGWRTICWALVASAPLLIVPVGAMAVQVPSLPSVPAMLAVAYLSFGSMFLGFFAWYHGLALGGIARVGQVQLLQPFLTVLVAALLIGESVDTGTYLCAIAVIAVIAVGRRCAVGGKK
- the hisC gene encoding histidinol-phosphate transaminase; translated protein: MSTSPYWSALTASLTPYVPGEQPRIDGLVKLNTNENPFPPSPKVHEAIAAAVGGLARYPDPNSTDFCQAVADYVGLPLDHVFAGNGSDEVLAVVFQALLKHEQPTLMPDITYSFYPVYCRLFDIAYRALPLKDDFSIDLNDYLVPNGGVIFANPNAPTGCPLPLADIEAFLQKQTDSVVVVDEAYVDFGGESASSLVSRYPNLLVIQTLSKSRSLAGLRVGFALGQPPLIDALQRVKNSFNSYPVDHLAIAGATAAIHDVDYFEQTRQAIIATRTRLDDALKARGFEVLPSATNFIFARHPKHDGKALAAGLRAEKVLVRRFDAPRIDQFLRISIGSEADTDILLQALDKVMAA
- the parC gene encoding DNA topoisomerase IV subunit A encodes the protein MSDFQDGLFDATPDPTPEDDGATITLARYAEQAYLDYAVSVVKGRALPDVSDGQKPVQRRILFAMDAMGLGANAKPVKSARVVGDVLGKYHPHGDQAAYDALVRMAQSFSLRYPLIDGQGNFGSRDGDGAAAMRYTEARLTPISRLLLDELGQGTVDFMPNYDGSQEEPKLLPARLPMVLLNGASGIAVGMATEIPSHNLREVAQAAVALLKKPDMLDEALFALLPGPDYPGGGQIITPAEDIANIYRSGRGSLKVRARWKFEEMARGQWQLVITELPPGATGQRVLEEVEELSNPKIKAGKKALSAEQQQIKAHLLSLLDTVRDESGKDAAVRLVFEPKSSRIDREEFVNTLLAHTSMESSAPINLVMVGLDGRPRQKSLREVLTEWLAFRTNTVTRRTAYRMGKVADRMHVLEGRMVVYLNVDAVIRTIRESDEPKAALMEAFNLTERQAEDILEMRLRQLARLEGFKIEQELADLRIEHAKLGELLANPGSLKKAIIKEIEADAKTYGDDRRTLIETAERASIEAKVIDEPVTVIVSEKGWLRARQGHGHDASLFTFKASDGLYGAFECRTTDSLIALASNGRVYSVPVSSLPSARGDGTPVTTMIELEAGARVLHMIAGNADSRWLLTSGSGLGFITKLGDMVTRQRAGKQFLTLEEGDQPQRPVPVWQGATRLALLTAKGRFLLFGLEEVKILSAGGRGTMLIDLDPKDSLSQVVPIGDAGLRASGIYRNKQTDDVLYGAALDVYLGKRARKGKQLDVRPKQPVLSPVL
- a CDS encoding MFS transporter; this translates as MSGVVPPVSAPPASPPTSRTPATRMIVIGALAVLLAMGVRATFGLFMQPIGLENGWGRDVFSMAFAIQNLTWGIGAIGAGMLADRVGAGRTIAGAALLYALGLVLMRFAGSEVQLYLSAGVLVGLGQAGTTFPVILPVIARAVPLSQRSTALGIVSAGGSLGQFLIVPTGQFLIDALQWSGALFTLSMMVALVLPMATQLTGKPANEGTAGLSMWGAIRQAVRHPSYHFLFWSYAVCGFHTAFITLHLPSYVVDQGLNPSQGATALALIGLFNVFGSLWAGKMGGRYSKRLLLAGLYAMRGVAIGVLLLLPLTPMVLYGFAAVMGLVWLGTVPLTIGLVGQIYGMRYAATLSGVVFLGHQVGSFVGVWMGGKLYVATGSYTVVWLLGLGLAFAAAALCLPVRERPLAQPA
- a CDS encoding ATP-binding protein, with translation MFGLPWLSPIALATGCLLVAAVGGGLVWRRHYLAASRLLIYVLGGAMFVVFGHDPGLMSQLALPFVALLVSATVLLRLHESIVLTIGTLAATFLIGVWRINVVDAVDATYPLSDTVPYNPSPYVAPLEWLSFALTAALAVSALCLLRQSTNDAHKRAMAAHATRRQAEARARRAGVELRQLTDRLPLPVCLLDPNGKVLHANQACLTLLGRCAADIDEDTDVFTLWPRGSAESVASHHIKASRGRTSTYVLPFTTPEGVQYEFEAWTSPARRVGAQRHETMTMLVDQTGRRLAERALGEHEAMYRAVVEYAPLGILTQEAGVLSYANPAALLQLGAQDAAGLYGRPFCDFIVPEQRHDAHERVKPLESASGFIEFSPFRLETLDGAIRNVELAAVSIPRNGRMLTQLFCVDVTERERAQDIVRKLNETLELRVAERTSELEAFTSSVSHDLRAPIRQVISATDILLRRLSGQSDYDPLPMLGALGATAKRMSQTIEALLELSRLGRAGIAATTFPLEPLIHEVIADVSDARREVEVDWTLGALPHVYGDPQLIRMVLVNLIDNAVKFSRYRHPARVKIWADANDEMITVSVRDNGAGFDMQKVDKLFDMFSRLHSSTQFEGTGVGLAHCRRIVERHGGRMTADGRPEGGATFRFSLPREKAAAAASAYLHA